CGAAGTCATCAAGCGGCCGACCCGCGGCCAGGAGAACGCATCGTCATGAAGAGCTTCGGTGACCTGGTGAAGCAGGCGCAGAAGATGCAGAAGCAGATGACCGAAGTGCAGGAGCAGCTCGGCAACGAGCGCTTCGACGCGAGCGCTGGCGGCGGCCTGGTCAAAGCCGTCGTGGACGGTCGCCAGCGGCTGAAGGAGCTGAAGATCGATCCCAAGGCGCTGGCCGAAAAAGACGTGACGCTGCTCGAGGACTTGATTCTCACCGCGGTCGGCGAAGCCCAGAAGACCTCCGAGGAACACATGAAGTCTGCACTCGGCAGAGTCACCGGTGGCATGAACCTGCCGTTCTTCGGGTAAGCGCGCCGCCCCCGATGTACAG
The genomic region above belongs to Candidatus Eisenbacteria bacterium and contains:
- a CDS encoding YbaB/EbfC family nucleoid-associated protein, which translates into the protein MKSFGDLVKQAQKMQKQMTEVQEQLGNERFDASAGGGLVKAVVDGRQRLKELKIDPKALAEKDVTLLEDLILTAVGEAQKTSEEHMKSALGRVTGGMNLPFFG